The following nucleotide sequence is from Nitrospira sp..
ATCCGAAACACCTGGAGGCGAGCTTCAAATTGATGGAGATCGCGCTCAATCACAAGAAAACCGATTTGGCCATCAAAGTCATGGAGAGTGCCGTTGAGCACAACCCTGACGAACCGCTGGCCTATTACAATCTGATCAGCGTGTACGACAAGTGCAAGATGTTCGAGCAGGCTGAGCAGGCCCGCCAACGCCTGAAAGAGCGATTCGCGAAGAAGGCCAAAGAGGGAGCCGCATCTTGAACGTGTGAGCAAAGGAGATACACCATGTTTGGCAGTCTAGGCTTTACAGAATTGATCCTGATCCTGTTTATCGTACTGATCATTTTCGGAGCAGGGAAGTTGCCGCAGCTTGGTGAAGGGATCGGCAAGGCGATTAAGGGCTTCAAGAAGTCCGTGCATGAAGCGGACGCCATTGAGGCGGAGGCTCAGGCGCAAGCGCAACAGGCCGAACCGGTACAGGCTCAGGCCCTCCCGGCTCAACCGACTGTGTCGGCAGCCGCGCCGGCAGTGGAACAACCGGTGACTGCGGCTGCGCCGCCTCCTGCGCGCGCTTGAGACGACCACCTCTCTAACCGACGAGCGAGGAACGGACTTACGACGTTATGGAAACAGATGTTCAGTTAGCTGTGGGATATATCGAAACGTTTGCGGGCAACGGTAAGGCGCGCAGTACCGGTGATGGAAAGCGTGCTGCCAAGGCGGGTATCCCGCTGCCTCACCACGTAGCCTTGGACCGGGAGGAGCGCTGGCTCTACTTCGCCGAGTCAGGATCGGATCGCGTACGGCGTGTCAATCTCGGGGAGGGAACCGTTCATAACTTCGCCGGAATCGGCGAGACTTGTTATAGCGGCGACGAAGGCCCCTGCGGCGAAGCCGGTTTGTATTTGCCGCTGGATGTGGCGTGCGATTCCAGAAATGATCTGTACATTTGTGATTCCGGCAGCAATCGGATCCGCAAGGTAGATCACGAAACCGGCATCATCACGACCGTCGTTGGCACCGGCGAGCACGGATACAACGGGGACGGCCCGGCCCTGCAGACTAATCTCACCTGGCCTGCTGCGATTGCCTTCGACGCTGATGACGTGATGTACATTGCCGATACGCAGGCGCATCGTATTCGCCGGTTCGATCCTCGCACGGGGCTTGTAGAAACGGTCGCAGGGGCGTGGACAGCGGAGGATGAGGCGAGAGAGCAGCCGTTGGTGGCGCGAAATCTGGTGGTACTGTCCGGTGATGCGATTGGGATCGATTTTAGTGACGACAACGGTTGGCTGATGCCGGTTTGTTCGGACGGTCTCGACCTATCGATGTACCTTGATGATGGGAAACCGGCGCGCGAGGCACGGCTTTATGACATCGTCGGGATCGCCGTCGATCAAGCCGGGGATGTCTATGTGGTCGACAAGGGCAGCAATCGGGTTCGGCGAATCGATCGGCGCACAGGCTTGATTTCGACCGTAGCCGGGATTTGTCGGTATGGGTACGATGGGGACGGGAAGCAGGCCGCCAAATCGATGCTGCAGGCGCCCGAGGCGGTCGTGTTCGATCAACATAACCACGCCTATATCTCCGATACCGGGAACCATCGGGTCCGCCGGGTTGATGCCGACACGGGCGTAATCACGACGGTCGTAGGAAACGGCGACAGCGGTTACGAAGACAAAAACATGGGCGGTTGCGGCGCCGCCCGGTTTGTCGCGAAGGATGCCGCCGGCGCGTTGAAGCATGGGGACGGCCTCCTCGCGGTGGAGGCGGTGGTGAATGCGCCGGTCGGCCTGGCCCTCGATAAACAGGGGTCGCTGTATATTTGTGAGCGGGGTGAAAACAAGATTCGGCGCGCCAAATTGTGGTAACGCGGGGCGACCGGATCACGCGTCTCCCACGGTGAGACGCCTGCGCAGTTTCTCGATATAGGACATTCGGACCGGGGCATGAGGCGAATGACGGCGGTTCAGACTTCCCGTATCAGGCTTGTGTCCTTTCTGTCCGGTCTCTTCGTCCTCGCCCTGGTGCTGGGTGGCGTTGGTATTCCTATCGTAAGTTCCGAGGGCATGATTATTCGTGCCCAGGCCGTTCCCGGCGAGATTCCCACCGCCCCCGATGATCCTCTCTGGCAGAAAATTCCCCCGATGACCCTGCCGCTAAGCGGCCAGATCATCACGAGGCCGG
It contains:
- the tatA gene encoding twin-arginine translocase TatA/TatE family subunit — protein: MFGSLGFTELILILFIVLIIFGAGKLPQLGEGIGKAIKGFKKSVHEADAIEAEAQAQAQQAEPVQAQALPAQPTVSAAAPAVEQPVTAAAPPPARA